A single genomic interval of Cupriavidus sp. MP-37 harbors:
- a CDS encoding energy transducer TonB — protein sequence MNATLAASRPWWHARWHHSSMLARALAISVAVHALLLMVRVAAPEVFEIKRTDAALDVVLVNAKSAQKPRNPTALAQANLDGGGDHDLQRATTPLPAQTLTQEGDLVRQVQRRVEQLEQEQQRLLTQAREAAPAVRNQPLKPGEKRQDTPQRGQDERTSADEMARLEAEIGRNLEHYAKRPKRFQLTATSAQAVDYAQYYDRLRRKIEARGTTDFPQRNGKPLYGQLILVINVNRQGKLGYNRDGYNVDAIDVVKSSGDPALDRQAVAIVRAAAPFGAFTAEMSARQDILEVISTFKFSRSGLETRLQAR from the coding sequence GTGAACGCCACTCTTGCCGCTTCCCGCCCCTGGTGGCATGCCAGGTGGCACCACAGCAGTATGCTGGCCCGGGCGCTGGCCATTTCCGTGGCCGTGCACGCGCTGCTGCTGATGGTGCGGGTGGCCGCGCCGGAAGTGTTCGAGATCAAGCGCACCGATGCCGCGCTGGACGTGGTGCTGGTCAACGCCAAGTCGGCGCAGAAGCCGCGCAACCCGACCGCGCTGGCGCAGGCCAACCTCGACGGCGGCGGCGACCATGACCTGCAGCGCGCCACCACGCCGCTGCCGGCGCAGACCCTGACGCAGGAGGGCGACCTGGTGCGCCAGGTGCAGCGCCGGGTCGAGCAGCTGGAACAGGAGCAGCAGCGCCTGCTGACGCAGGCGCGCGAAGCCGCGCCCGCGGTGCGCAACCAGCCGCTCAAGCCGGGCGAGAAGCGCCAGGACACGCCGCAGCGCGGCCAGGACGAGCGCACCTCGGCAGACGAGATGGCCAGGCTGGAAGCGGAGATCGGCCGCAACCTCGAGCACTACGCCAAGCGGCCCAAGCGTTTCCAGTTGACCGCCACCAGCGCGCAGGCGGTTGACTACGCGCAGTACTACGACCGGCTGCGCCGCAAGATCGAGGCGCGCGGCACCACCGATTTCCCGCAACGCAACGGCAAGCCGCTCTACGGCCAGCTGATCCTGGTGATCAACGTCAACCGGCAGGGCAAGCTGGGCTACAACCGCGATGGCTACAACGTCGATGCCATCGACGTGGTCAAGAGTTCGGGCGATCCCGCGCTCGACCGCCAGGCGGTGGCGATCGTGCGCGCGGCCGCGCCGTTCGGCGCCTTTACCGCGGAGATGTCGGCGCGCCAGGACATCCTCGAAGTCATATCCACCTTCAAGTTTTCGCGCAGCGGGCTGGAAACCCGCTTGCAGGCACGCTGA
- the aroE gene encoding shikimate dehydrogenase, protein MTSTDPSQASADRYVVIGNPVAHSRSPAIHAAFARQTGEAVQYDRLEAPLDGFADTVRRFFADGGYGCNVTVPFKLEAYDLADRLTERAEAAGAVNTLWIEEGLIHGDNTDGIGLVRDIQDNLDTLIEGKRVLLLGAGGAAMGAMLPLIECRPSRIVVANRTASRASDMLEEFVEAADQYGVELWGGGLDALEGLSEDEAVDVVINASSSSLQGEVPPVPEFLLGEGVLAYDMMYGAEPTVFLQFAARCGARVSDGLGMLVEQAAEAFYIWRGVRPRTAPVLAELRAALQAERKG, encoded by the coding sequence ATGACATCCACTGACCCTTCCCAAGCCAGCGCCGACCGCTATGTGGTGATCGGCAACCCGGTCGCACACAGCCGTTCGCCGGCGATCCACGCCGCCTTCGCGCGCCAGACCGGCGAGGCCGTGCAATATGACCGCCTGGAGGCGCCGCTGGACGGGTTTGCCGACACCGTGCGCCGGTTCTTCGCCGACGGCGGCTACGGCTGCAACGTGACCGTGCCGTTCAAGCTCGAAGCCTATGACTTGGCCGACCGCCTGACCGAGCGCGCCGAGGCCGCGGGCGCGGTCAATACGCTGTGGATCGAAGAGGGTTTGATCCATGGCGACAATACCGACGGCATCGGCCTGGTGCGCGATATCCAGGACAACCTCGACACGCTGATCGAAGGCAAGCGCGTGCTGCTGCTCGGCGCCGGCGGCGCCGCGATGGGCGCGATGCTGCCGCTGATCGAATGCCGGCCCTCGCGCATCGTGGTGGCCAACCGTACCGCGTCGCGCGCCAGCGACATGCTCGAAGAGTTTGTCGAGGCCGCCGACCAGTATGGCGTCGAGCTGTGGGGCGGCGGCCTCGATGCGCTCGAAGGCCTGTCCGAGGATGAAGCCGTCGACGTGGTGATCAATGCCTCGTCCAGCAGCCTGCAGGGCGAGGTGCCGCCGGTGCCTGAGTTCCTGCTGGGCGAGGGCGTGCTGGCCTACGACATGATGTACGGCGCCGAGCCCACCGTGTTCCTGCAGTTCGCCGCACGCTGCGGCGCGCGCGTCAGCGACGGCCTCGGCATGCTGGTCGAGCAGGCCGCCGAGGCCTTCTATATCTGGCGCGGCGTGCGGCCCCGCACCGCGCCCGTGCTGGCCGAGCTGCGCGCCGCGCTGCAGGCCGAACGCAAGGGCTGA
- the mtgA gene encoding monofunctional biosynthetic peptidoglycan transglycosylase, producing the protein MRWLGYLLGCVVAGVVAMQLYFFVQIASWQYLNPTTTTFMRAERWRLCGINVWSCGLDRQWVPYDRISRNLKRAVIASEDADFVNHPGYELDAMLDAWERNKKRGRIVRGGSTITQQLAKNLFLSSEQHYLRKGQELAITWMLEFWLDKQRIYEIYLNSVEWGEGVFGAQAAAQHYFRTSADKLSVGQSARLAAALPAPKCFDKKEYCAHVRVNFRAKAGIIARRMGAATLPD; encoded by the coding sequence GTGCGCTGGCTCGGCTACCTGCTGGGCTGCGTGGTTGCCGGCGTGGTGGCGATGCAGCTGTACTTCTTCGTGCAGATCGCCAGCTGGCAGTATCTCAATCCCACCACCACCACCTTCATGCGCGCCGAGCGCTGGCGCCTGTGCGGCATCAACGTATGGAGCTGCGGCCTCGACCGCCAGTGGGTGCCGTACGACCGCATCTCGCGCAACCTCAAGCGCGCGGTGATCGCCAGCGAGGACGCCGACTTCGTCAACCATCCCGGCTATGAGCTCGATGCCATGCTCGATGCCTGGGAGCGCAACAAGAAGCGCGGGCGCATCGTGCGCGGCGGTTCCACCATCACGCAGCAGCTGGCCAAGAACTTGTTCCTGTCGTCCGAGCAGCATTACCTGCGCAAGGGCCAGGAGCTCGCCATCACGTGGATGCTCGAGTTCTGGCTCGACAAGCAGCGCATCTACGAGATCTATCTGAATTCGGTGGAGTGGGGCGAGGGCGTGTTCGGCGCGCAGGCCGCGGCGCAGCACTACTTCCGCACCAGCGCCGACAAGCTCAGCGTGGGCCAGTCAGCGCGCCTGGCAGCGGCGCTGCCGGCGCCCAAGTGCTTCGACAAGAAGGAATACTGCGCCCACGTGCGCGTGAACTTCCGCGCCAAGGCGGGCATCATCGCGCGGCGGATGGGGGCAGCCACGCTGCCCGACTGA
- the corA gene encoding magnesium/cobalt transporter CorA, which translates to MINLFVLQKGRLAQEQVDERNELLQHKPIWIDVVNPDDEELNWIKEAYGVALPELEDLGDLEASARYFEGEDENIHIRTDFLLDEEEVSRNVRVAFVLTKDVLFSIHDEDLPVFRLVRLRARMRPGSVRNAKDVLMDLYATDAEYSADSIEEIYERLEEASRRVLAENVTDAAAADVLETIAREEDLNGRIRRNVMDTRRAVSFLMRSQLLSAEQQDEARQILRDIDSIENHTAFLFDKINFLMDATVGFININQNKIIKLFSVVSVALMPPTLIASIYGMNFKFMPELDWGAGYPWAIALMAVSAAIPLVYFRRKGWLS; encoded by the coding sequence ATGATCAACCTGTTCGTCCTGCAAAAAGGCCGGCTCGCCCAGGAGCAGGTCGACGAGCGCAATGAGCTGCTGCAGCACAAGCCGATCTGGATCGATGTCGTCAATCCCGACGATGAGGAACTGAACTGGATCAAGGAAGCCTATGGCGTCGCCCTTCCTGAACTGGAAGACCTGGGCGACCTGGAAGCGTCCGCGCGTTATTTCGAGGGCGAGGACGAGAATATCCATATCCGCACCGACTTCCTGCTCGACGAGGAAGAGGTGTCGCGCAACGTGCGCGTCGCCTTCGTGCTGACCAAGGACGTGCTGTTCTCCATCCACGACGAAGACCTGCCGGTGTTCCGCCTGGTGCGGCTGCGCGCGCGCATGCGCCCGGGCTCGGTGCGCAACGCCAAGGACGTGCTGATGGACCTGTACGCGACCGACGCGGAATACTCGGCCGACTCGATCGAGGAAATCTACGAACGCCTGGAAGAAGCCAGCCGCCGCGTGCTGGCCGAGAACGTGACCGATGCCGCCGCCGCCGACGTGCTGGAAACCATCGCGCGCGAGGAAGACCTGAACGGGCGCATCCGGCGCAACGTGATGGACACGCGCCGCGCGGTGTCGTTCCTGATGCGCAGCCAGCTGTTGTCGGCCGAGCAGCAGGACGAGGCGCGCCAGATCCTGCGCGACATCGACTCGATCGAGAACCACACCGCGTTCCTGTTCGACAAGATCAACTTCCTGATGGATGCGACCGTCGGTTTCATCAACATCAACCAGAACAAGATCATCAAACTGTTCTCGGTGGTGTCGGTGGCGCTGATGCCGCCCACGCTGATCGCCAGCATCTACGGCATGAACTTCAAGTTCATGCCGGAACTGGACTGGGGTGCCGGCTATCCGTGGGCGATTGCGCTGATGGCGGTGTCGGCGGCGATCCCGCTGGTGTATTTCCGCAGGAAGGGGTGGCTGAGCTGA
- a CDS encoding DMT family transporter, which translates to MSLDRRGLFLLVVLTLAWGINWPIMKVGVAHFPAMGFRLLCMAGGLVALGLALRLRGDSLAVPRREWGTVLRLALPNMVIWHLFAICAVKMLSSGRAAILGYTMPIWAVVWGLVFFRERIGAWAWLGIACALAGTVLLLSGELAALTGSPAGTLLMLLAAAGWGFGTQLMKRTQTDVPIGAMTFWMLAVTLPFLALGSLLLEDGWRMPTAIEWAAIVYNAVVVFAFCHLVWFGLARSLPPVVSSLSIMFIPVVGVFSGMWLLGEQPHWQDYAAIVLMFLALSSVMLAPLLWRRLRGVPG; encoded by the coding sequence ATGTCTCTTGATCGCCGCGGTCTCTTCCTGCTTGTCGTGCTGACGCTCGCCTGGGGCATCAACTGGCCCATCATGAAAGTGGGCGTGGCGCATTTTCCGGCCATGGGCTTCCGCCTGCTGTGCATGGCCGGCGGGCTGGTGGCGCTGGGGCTGGCATTGCGGCTGCGCGGCGATTCGCTGGCGGTGCCGCGGCGCGAGTGGGGCACGGTGTTGCGGCTGGCGCTGCCCAACATGGTGATCTGGCACCTGTTCGCGATCTGCGCGGTCAAGATGCTGTCGTCGGGCCGCGCCGCGATCCTGGGCTACACCATGCCGATCTGGGCAGTGGTCTGGGGCCTGGTGTTCTTCCGCGAGCGCATCGGCGCGTGGGCCTGGCTGGGCATCGCCTGCGCGCTGGCGGGCACGGTGCTGCTGCTGTCGGGCGAGCTCGCGGCGCTGACCGGCAGCCCCGCCGGCACGCTGCTGATGCTGCTGGCCGCGGCCGGCTGGGGCTTCGGCACCCAGCTGATGAAGCGCACCCAGACCGACGTGCCGATCGGCGCCATGACCTTCTGGATGCTGGCCGTGACGCTGCCCTTCCTGGCGCTGGGCTCGCTGCTGCTGGAAGACGGCTGGCGCATGCCCACGGCCATCGAATGGGCCGCGATCGTCTACAACGCGGTGGTGGTCTTCGCCTTCTGCCACCTGGTCTGGTTCGGCCTGGCGCGCAGCCTCCCGCCGGTGGTGTCGAGCCTGTCGATCATGTTCATCCCGGTGGTCGGCGTGTTCTCCGGGATGTGGTTGCTGGGCGAACAGCCGCACTGGCAGGACTACGCCGCGATCGTGCTGATGTTCCTGGCGCTGTCCTCGGTGATGCTGGCGCCGCTGCTGTGGCGCCGGCTGCGCGGCGTGCCGGGCTGA
- the pyrF gene encoding orotidine-5'-phosphate decarboxylase — translation MTFTEQLAAAWQRNDSLLCVGLDPDPHKLPLSLTGAGGAIFSFCREIVDATADLVCAFKPQIAYFHSQRAEDQLEQLIHYIHDAHPGIPVILDAKRGDIGSTAEHYALEAFERYRADAVTVSPYMGFDSMQPYLAYPDRGVIVLCRTSNPGGSDVQFLQVDGKPLYQLVAEAARERWNTTGQMGLVVGATFPNEIARVRQIVGDMPLLIPGIGAQGGDIEATVKAGRTADGTGMMINSSRAILYASREKDFAAAARNVALQTRETINRYRHG, via the coding sequence ATGACTTTCACCGAGCAGCTTGCTGCCGCCTGGCAGCGCAACGATTCCCTCCTGTGCGTCGGGCTCGATCCTGACCCGCACAAGCTGCCGCTGTCCCTGACCGGGGCGGGCGGCGCCATCTTCTCGTTCTGCCGCGAGATCGTCGACGCCACCGCCGACCTGGTCTGCGCCTTCAAGCCGCAGATCGCCTACTTCCATTCGCAGCGCGCCGAAGACCAGCTCGAGCAGCTGATCCACTATATCCACGACGCCCATCCCGGCATCCCGGTGATCCTGGACGCCAAGCGCGGCGATATCGGCTCGACCGCCGAGCACTATGCGCTGGAAGCGTTCGAGCGCTACCGGGCCGATGCGGTCACGGTCAGCCCGTATATGGGCTTCGACTCGATGCAGCCCTATCTCGCCTACCCGGACCGCGGCGTGATCGTGCTGTGCCGCACCTCCAACCCGGGCGGTTCCGACGTGCAGTTCCTGCAGGTCGACGGCAAGCCGCTGTACCAGCTGGTGGCCGAGGCCGCGCGCGAGCGCTGGAACACCACCGGCCAGATGGGCCTGGTGGTCGGCGCGACCTTCCCCAACGAGATCGCGCGGGTGCGTCAGATCGTCGGCGACATGCCGCTGCTGATTCCCGGTATCGGCGCCCAGGGCGGCGATATCGAAGCCACGGTGAAGGCCGGGCGCACCGCCGACGGCACCGGCATGATGATCAATTCGTCGCGCGCCATCCTGTACGCCAGCCGCGAGAAGGACTTCGCGGCGGCGGCGCGCAACGTCGCGCTGCAGACGCGCGAGACCATCAACCGCTATCGGCACGGCTGA
- a CDS encoding CinA family protein produces MSVSRLLDQLAIQAGVALADKSLMLATAESCTGGLVAAAITDVSGSSGWFERGFVTYSNEAKSTMLGVPAKLIRDCGAVSEEVARAMAEGALLNSRAQVSLSITGVAGPNGGTPEKPVGMVCFGWSNRITTRTETQRFRGDRGQIRRQAAEHAMRGLLELIRNEA; encoded by the coding sequence ATGTCCGTCAGCCGCCTGCTCGACCAGCTCGCCATCCAGGCCGGCGTCGCCCTAGCCGACAAATCCCTGATGCTGGCCACCGCCGAATCCTGCACCGGCGGCCTGGTGGCCGCTGCCATTACCGACGTGTCGGGCTCGTCGGGCTGGTTCGAGCGCGGCTTTGTCACGTATTCCAACGAGGCCAAGTCGACCATGCTGGGCGTGCCTGCCAAGCTGATCCGCGACTGCGGCGCGGTCAGCGAGGAGGTCGCGCGCGCCATGGCGGAGGGGGCACTGCTGAACAGCCGCGCGCAGGTGTCACTGTCGATCACCGGGGTCGCCGGCCCGAACGGCGGCACCCCGGAAAAACCGGTGGGCATGGTGTGCTTCGGCTGGAGCAACCGCATCACCACCCGTACCGAAACCCAGCGCTTTCGCGGCGACCGCGGGCAGATCCGCCGCCAGGCGGCCGAGCACGCGATGCGGGGACTGCTGGAACTGATCCGCAACGAGGCCTGA
- a CDS encoding phosphatidylglycerophosphatase A, whose translation MSTFPPGAAPRDPALTLEAGQTVKVTHPSARFMLAHPAHLIAFGFGSGLSPVGPGTVGTLFAWLSFVVISLWIEPASWLWIIAGGFVLGLWACARTARDMGVHDHGSMVWDEIVAFWLVLAFVMPTGFWGQFAAFLWFRLFDIAKPAPIGHYDRTLKGPGLRGGFGVMFDDIFAAFYTLLVFALWRSF comes from the coding sequence ATGTCCACCTTTCCTCCCGGGGCCGCGCCGCGCGACCCCGCCCTGACCCTGGAAGCCGGCCAGACCGTCAAGGTCACGCACCCGAGCGCGCGCTTCATGCTGGCCCATCCGGCGCACCTGATCGCCTTCGGCTTCGGTTCGGGCCTGTCGCCGGTCGGTCCCGGCACCGTCGGCACGCTGTTCGCCTGGCTCTCGTTCGTGGTGATTTCGCTGTGGATCGAGCCTGCCAGCTGGCTGTGGATCATCGCCGGCGGCTTTGTCCTGGGCCTGTGGGCGTGTGCCCGCACCGCGCGCGACATGGGCGTGCACGACCACGGCAGCATGGTCTGGGACGAGATCGTTGCGTTCTGGCTGGTGCTGGCGTTTGTCATGCCGACCGGCTTTTGGGGCCAGTTCGCCGCGTTCCTGTGGTTCCGCCTGTTCGATATCGCCAAGCCGGCGCCGATCGGCCACTATGACCGTACGTTGAAAGGCCCGGGCCTGCGCGGCGGCTTCGGCGTGATGTTCGACGACATCTTCGCGGCGTTCTACACCCTGCTGGTGTTTGCGCTGTGGCGCTCGTTCTGA
- the thiL gene encoding thiamine-phosphate kinase, with translation MPNAQPAQLSEFDLIRRYFTRPVRKAALGVGDDCALVEGRPGHHLAISTDMLVSGRHFFADVAPRALGHKALAVNLSDLAAMGAEPRAFTLALALPEAEPEWLAELAGGMLALADEHGCELVGGDTTRGPLTLSLTVFGDVPLRAALRRDAARPGDDIWISGTLGDARLALGDCRGEWLLPEPEFSQVRPRMDTPTPRVALGMALRGVAHAALDVSDGLVGDLGHILARSQVGALVDVDALPRSAVLAGQPDAIQRECVLAGGDDYELCFTAPAGHRDAIAAIGERLALPLTRVGAITPEPGLRLVDRAGNPTRYEGASFDHFAAP, from the coding sequence ATGCCCAACGCCCAGCCCGCCCAGCTTTCCGAGTTCGACCTGATCCGCCGCTACTTCACGCGGCCGGTGCGCAAGGCCGCGCTCGGCGTGGGCGATGACTGCGCGCTGGTCGAGGGCCGTCCCGGCCACCATCTGGCGATCAGCACCGACATGCTGGTCAGCGGCCGGCATTTCTTCGCGGACGTAGCGCCGCGCGCCCTCGGCCACAAGGCCCTGGCCGTGAACCTGTCCGACCTGGCCGCCATGGGCGCCGAGCCCCGCGCCTTCACGCTGGCGCTGGCACTGCCCGAGGCCGAGCCCGAGTGGCTGGCCGAACTGGCCGGCGGCATGCTGGCGCTGGCCGACGAACACGGCTGCGAACTGGTGGGGGGCGATACCACGCGCGGCCCGCTGACGCTGTCGTTGACGGTATTCGGCGATGTGCCGCTGCGCGCGGCCCTGCGCCGCGACGCCGCCCGCCCAGGCGACGATATCTGGATCTCCGGCACCCTGGGCGATGCGCGCCTGGCGCTGGGCGATTGCCGTGGCGAATGGCTGCTGCCCGAACCCGAATTCAGCCAGGTCCGCCCGCGCATGGACACCCCCACGCCACGGGTGGCGCTGGGCATGGCCTTGCGCGGCGTGGCGCATGCCGCACTGGACGTCTCCGACGGCCTGGTGGGCGACCTCGGCCATATCCTGGCGCGCTCACAGGTCGGCGCGCTGGTCGATGTCGATGCCCTGCCCCGCTCGGCAGTGCTGGCCGGCCAGCCCGACGCGATCCAGCGCGAATGCGTGCTGGCCGGCGGCGACGACTATGAACTGTGCTTCACCGCGCCGGCCGGCCACCGCGACGCCATTGCCGCGATCGGCGAGCGGCTGGCGTTGCCGCTGACGCGTGTCGGCGCGATCACGCCCGAGCCGGGCCTGCGGCTGGTCGACCGCGCCGGCAACCCGACCCGCTACGAGGGCGCCAGCTTCGACCATTTCGCTGCCCCCTGA